The following proteins are encoded in a genomic region of Arachis stenosperma cultivar V10309 chromosome 4, arast.V10309.gnm1.PFL2, whole genome shotgun sequence:
- the LOC130977147 gene encoding cytochrome b5-like, translating into MSGERKVYTFAEVSQHKTYNDCWLIIDGKVYDVTKFLDDHPGGGDVVVSSTAKDATDDFEDVGHSKNARKMLNDYYIGDIDLSTMKSAGAKSPPSSKLAQPPQSSTRIPSSSSNLTAKILQFLIPLIILGLAFGVRFYKKSE; encoded by the exons ATGAGTGGGGAGCGTAAGGTCTACACTTTTGCTGAAGTATCTCAGCACAAAACCTATAATGATTGTTGGCTTATCATTGATGGCAAG GTTTACGATGTCACGAAATTCTTAGATGATCACCCTGGTGGAGGTGATGTGGTTGTGTCTTCCACAG CAAAAGATGCAACCGATGATTTTGAGGATGTTGGTCATAGTAAGAATGCAAGAAAAATGTTGAATGACTACTACATAGGAGACATTGATTTGTCCACCATGAAATCTGCTGGGGCTAAGTCTCCTCCATCTTCTAAACTTGCTCAACCACCTCAATCGTCAACGAGGataccatcatcatcatcaaacttAACTGCCAAGATCCTCCAGTTTTTGATTCCCTTGATTATCTTGGGTTTGGCATTTGGTGTTCGTTTCTACAAGAAATCAGAATAA